A genome region from Thermoanaerobacterium xylanolyticum LX-11 includes the following:
- a CDS encoding 4Fe-4S binding protein, which produces MRYAYVDQEICDRSPFCPASHSCKFGAFKLSRKGLFQVEINVDKEKCTGCGVCTRYCPHGAIKLVNA; this is translated from the coding sequence ATGAGGTATGCATATGTAGATCAAGAAATATGCGATAGATCACCGTTTTGCCCAGCAAGCCACAGTTGCAAGTTTGGCGCATTTAAGTTGTCAAGAAAGGGCTTGTTTCAAGTAGAGATAAATGTTGATAAAGAAAAGTGCACTGGATGCGGCGTCTGCACAAGGTATTGCCCGCATGGCGCTATAAAATTAGTAAACGCATAG
- a CDS encoding DUF6873 family GME fold protein — translation MKNPYVPDKKVRCVVVDGRHCDVANSLKKIGIEVVMTERHSSLYEAISYHPDIIMHNVGDGQVVLAPDINGNFVKKIKDLNLDVIFGKTVLGRNYPDNIAYNVARLGDYAFHNLKYTDPVLRGVLEKKGVKFIHVKQGYTKCNIAIVDNISFITSDAGIYKTASKEGFDCLLIEQGCIKLDGFDYGFIGGASGLIDKDVFCVAGDLRYHNEYKKIIDFLKYKNKEIIFLSSGEVKDIGSIIPLY, via the coding sequence TTGAAAAATCCTTATGTACCTGACAAAAAAGTACGGTGTGTCGTCGTCGATGGAAGGCATTGTGATGTAGCTAATTCATTGAAAAAGATAGGAATAGAAGTCGTAATGACAGAAAGACATAGTTCTCTCTACGAAGCCATATCATATCATCCAGATATAATAATGCATAATGTAGGTGACGGTCAGGTAGTTTTAGCACCTGATATTAATGGAAACTTTGTTAAAAAAATCAAAGACTTAAATTTGGATGTAATATTTGGAAAGACTGTACTAGGTAGAAACTATCCTGACAATATAGCATATAATGTAGCAAGATTAGGCGATTATGCTTTTCATAATTTGAAGTATACTGATCCAGTATTAAGGGGAGTATTAGAGAAAAAAGGAGTGAAATTTATACACGTTAAGCAAGGATACACCAAGTGCAATATAGCAATTGTGGACAATATAAGTTTTATAACATCGGACGCAGGTATTTATAAGACGGCTTCTAAAGAAGGGTTTGACTGCCTTTTGATTGAACAAGGCTGTATAAAGCTTGATGGATTTGATTATGGATTTATAGGAGGAGCGTCTGGACTTATAGATAAAGATGTTTTTTGCGTTGCTGGAGATTTAAGATATCACAACGAATACAAGAAAATAATTGATTTTTTGAAATATAAAAACAAAGAAATAATTTTTTTGTCATCTGGTGAAGTAAAAGACATAGGTTCCATTATTCCACTCTACTGA
- a CDS encoding DUF445 domain-containing protein: MHFFLQMMFLGVVGAAIGWITNYIAVVMLFRPIKPVKIFGISIQGLIPRRRDEIASSIGKVVEDELVSMDDILDKLLNTDNRNYIIKKILDDVDSTVEKNIPSFIPKSLKSMIVNYVVGIVSKEAEKFLDESAATMLNDMSEKIGIAEIVEEKIKLFELEKLEKIILDVSNKELKMIVILGGVLGFVIGILQAFVVRLL; encoded by the coding sequence ATGCATTTTTTTCTACAAATGATGTTTTTAGGCGTTGTGGGTGCTGCTATTGGATGGATAACAAATTACATTGCTGTCGTCATGCTTTTTAGACCGATAAAGCCTGTAAAAATTTTTGGCATTTCTATTCAAGGGCTTATACCAAGAAGGAGAGATGAGATAGCGTCATCAATAGGAAAAGTAGTGGAAGACGAACTTGTATCGATGGACGACATATTGGATAAGCTTTTGAATACGGACAATCGCAATTATATAATAAAGAAGATATTAGACGACGTTGATTCTACAGTTGAGAAGAATATTCCTTCATTTATACCGAAATCATTAAAATCGATGATAGTAAATTATGTAGTTGGGATTGTAAGCAAAGAAGCAGAGAAGTTTTTGGATGAATCTGCAGCTACGATGCTAAACGATATGTCAGAAAAGATTGGCATAGCAGAAATAGTTGAGGAGAAGATAAAACTTTTTGAGCTTGAAAAGCTGGAGAAGATTATACTGGATGTTTCTAATAAAGAATTAAAGATGATTGTAATTTTAGGCGGGGTTTTAGGTTTTGTAATCGGCATTTTACAGGCATTTGTGGTAAGGCTTCTGTAG
- the ytxC gene encoding putative sporulation protein YtxC, translating to MQLLSIGIPNALLSGSVFNNELEYMKNKGLDFTVNLDNRGNITFFNIDVEDRVSSKNIAKIKEHVSDMISDVIVNQIDKKLIKRIIDKYYYYFDSDEKRKIENIARGILDNDVNRETFKLVKKERIFEEIEDFLKDNETIDIEGFVNFRLRDFIGELSEVVDRAVDEYMMQKEYDEFIGLLKYFVELQDSKIDVLNILVDKSGKFLFYDKEKKPITGKFLSDITIEFTGGELTDDDMLISTLIAMAPSKIYIHSLENIKSKDVFDTVEKIFSNKVFICNGCSLCTINEARK from the coding sequence ATGCAGCTTTTGTCTATCGGTATCCCAAATGCTTTATTAAGTGGCAGTGTTTTTAACAATGAATTAGAATATATGAAAAATAAAGGGTTAGATTTTACTGTAAATTTAGATAATCGTGGTAACATTACTTTTTTTAATATAGACGTAGAGGATAGAGTTTCGAGTAAAAATATAGCTAAAATAAAAGAGCATGTATCTGATATGATTTCTGATGTAATAGTCAATCAGATCGATAAGAAGTTGATAAAAAGGATTATAGATAAATACTATTACTATTTTGATTCTGATGAGAAGCGAAAGATTGAAAACATAGCGAGAGGTATTTTAGATAACGATGTAAATAGAGAGACATTCAAATTAGTTAAGAAAGAAAGAATTTTTGAGGAAATAGAGGATTTCTTAAAGGACAATGAGACTATTGACATAGAAGGGTTTGTCAATTTCAGGTTAAGGGATTTTATTGGCGAGTTAAGTGAGGTAGTGGATAGAGCGGTTGATGAATACATGATGCAAAAGGAATACGATGAATTTATCGGGCTATTAAAGTATTTTGTAGAACTTCAGGACTCCAAAATAGATGTTCTTAACATCCTCGTTGATAAAAGCGGAAAATTTTTATTTTACGATAAAGAAAAAAAACCTATAACAGGAAAATTTTTAAGCGATATAACAATTGAATTTACAGGAGGAGAATTGACAGATGATGATATGCTTATAAGCACACTCATTGCAATGGCGCCTTCTAAGATATATATACATTCGTTGGAAAATATAAAAAGTAAAGATGTATTTGATACTGTTGAAAAAATATTTTCAAACAAAGTGTTTATATGCAATGGTTGCAGCTTATGTACGATAAATGAGGCAAGGAAATAA
- a CDS encoding ammonium transporter encodes MKKKIVIGIVLALLLIMTVGVVYAAGGDPTGANLGTVKDITSAVTGKPTLDEVATQVAKNKLGINFVWVMLTAFLIFFFQAGFALVETGFTQAKNAMHTMAMNLMVFLVGTVGFFLTGFAFMMGGSGSFSSLGGTAPLNHALSIGGWNLVGLNGFFLLSGGTYDVGVYALFFFEMVFMDTTVTIPTGAMAERVKFLAVVIGSFFVSMVYYPIYGGWVWGGGWLSQLGAKLGLGNGVIDFAGSGVVHAMGGMMALAGAMVIGPRIGKFKKDGTPVPIPGHDVPMAILGTIILFFGWFAFNAGSTLNGTDLRLAVVATNTMIAGAVGGLVAMLYMWVKYGKPDPSMMCNGALAGLVAVTAPCAFVNGISAFIIGAVAGILVCVSVAFVENKLKIDDPVGAFSVHGVNGLWGILSVGIFADGTYGAGLNGVQGAVTGILYGSTGQLWAQLIDMAVIVVYGFGLSYLFYKALDAIMGIRVKPEDEIAGLDLPEMGVLAYPDFQLTPVVYSDGVLEKNVKSPQVLDDAVLSKGVK; translated from the coding sequence ATGAAAAAGAAAATTGTAATAGGTATTGTATTGGCATTACTTTTGATAATGACAGTAGGGGTGGTATATGCTGCTGGTGGTGATCCAACAGGGGCTAATCTTGGCACTGTAAAAGACATTACAAGTGCAGTTACAGGTAAACCTACATTAGATGAAGTAGCAACACAGGTTGCAAAGAATAAGCTTGGCATTAATTTCGTATGGGTAATGCTAACTGCATTTTTGATATTCTTCTTTCAGGCTGGGTTTGCACTTGTTGAAACTGGCTTTACACAGGCTAAAAATGCAATGCACACTATGGCCATGAATCTTATGGTATTTTTAGTAGGTACTGTTGGATTTTTCTTGACAGGTTTTGCATTTATGATGGGCGGCTCTGGTTCATTTTCAAGCCTTGGTGGTACAGCACCTTTAAACCACGCACTAAGCATAGGAGGATGGAATTTAGTGGGGCTTAATGGATTTTTCCTATTAAGCGGTGGAACGTATGATGTAGGTGTGTATGCGTTGTTCTTCTTTGAGATGGTATTTATGGATACGACGGTTACAATACCTACTGGTGCGATGGCAGAAAGAGTTAAATTTTTAGCGGTTGTCATTGGATCGTTTTTTGTTTCAATGGTTTATTATCCCATCTATGGTGGATGGGTCTGGGGAGGAGGATGGCTTTCACAGCTTGGAGCCAAACTCGGACTCGGGAATGGTGTAATTGACTTTGCAGGATCTGGTGTCGTTCATGCAATGGGGGGCATGATGGCACTTGCAGGAGCGATGGTAATAGGACCAAGAATTGGGAAATTCAAGAAAGATGGTACGCCTGTGCCAATACCAGGCCATGACGTACCAATGGCTATTCTTGGTACCATCATACTTTTCTTTGGATGGTTTGCATTCAATGCAGGTTCCACACTTAATGGAACGGATCTAAGGTTGGCGGTTGTTGCAACAAATACCATGATCGCTGGGGCTGTAGGAGGACTTGTTGCAATGCTTTATATGTGGGTTAAATATGGAAAACCTGATCCGTCGATGATGTGTAATGGTGCTTTAGCCGGACTTGTGGCGGTAACGGCACCATGTGCATTTGTAAATGGTATATCGGCTTTTATAATCGGTGCTGTGGCTGGCATTTTGGTCTGCGTATCTGTTGCCTTTGTTGAAAATAAACTTAAGATTGATGATCCGGTAGGAGCTTTTTCTGTACACGGTGTAAATGGCTTGTGGGGTATTTTAAGCGTCGGCATATTTGCAGATGGCACATATGGTGCAGGGCTCAACGGAGTACAAGGTGCTGTAACAGGAATACTTTATGGTAGTACAGGTCAACTTTGGGCACAGCTTATAGATATGGCGGTTATAGTCGTATATGGATTTGGATTAAGTTACTTGTTCTATAAAGCCCTTGATGCTATAATGGGTATAAGAGTCAAACCGGAAGACGAAATCGCAGGGCTTGATTTGCCGGAAATGGGCGTTTTAGCATATCCTGATTTCCAATTGACGCCTGTTGTGTACTCGGATGGTGTTCTTGAAAAAAATGTAAAAAGTCCACAAGTTTTAGATGATGCTGTACTAAGCAAGGGGGTAAAATAA
- a CDS encoding P-II family nitrogen regulator produces the protein MKKVECIIRPDVLEDVKSELNKLKIHGMTVSQVFGCGHQKGKKEIYRGAEIEISLLPKVKIEIVTDDGSVENIVDAVTKVARTGNVGDGKIFIYDIQDAIRIRTGERGEKAI, from the coding sequence ATGAAGAAAGTTGAATGCATAATAAGACCGGATGTCTTGGAAGATGTAAAGTCAGAGCTTAATAAGCTGAAAATACACGGAATGACGGTGTCGCAGGTTTTTGGATGTGGACATCAGAAAGGTAAAAAAGAGATTTACAGAGGTGCGGAAATTGAGATAAGCCTTCTTCCAAAAGTTAAGATTGAGATTGTGACAGATGATGGAAGCGTCGAAAACATCGTAGATGCTGTTACAAAAGTGGCAAGAACAGGCAATGTAGGTGATGGAAAGATATTTATATACGACATACAAGACGCCATAAGGATAAGAACCGGTGAGCGCGGAGAAAAAGCAATATAA
- the thrS gene encoding threonine--tRNA ligase — protein sequence MKIILKDGTEREYESGISVYEIAKSLSQKLAKEALGGKLNGRIVELFTPINEDGKLEILTFDDEDGKKIYWHTSSHIMAQAIKRLYKNVKLTIGPAIDNGFYYDFDVDEPFTVDDFSKIEDEMNKIIKEDLKLERFVLPREEAIKFMEEKGEPYKVELIKDLPQDATISFYRQGEFTDLCAGPHLPSTGMVKSIKLLSVAGAYWRGDERNKMLQRIYGISFPKKSMLDEYLNMLEEAKKRDHRKLGKELDLFSIHNEGPGFPFFHPKGMILRNILEDFWRKEHAKRGYQEIKTPIILNEELWHRSGHWDHYKENMYFTKIDDEDYAIKPMNCPGALLVYNSTMHSYRDLPLRLCELGLVHRHELSGALHGLMRVRSFTQDDAHLFMTPDQVESEILGVIKLIDYFYKIFGFEYFVELSTRPENSIGSDEDWELATNALIKAMEHIGLNYKVNEGDGAFYGPKIDFHLKDSIGRTWQCGTIQLDFQMPERFNCEYVGDDGEKHRPVMLHRVVFGSIERFIAILTENFAGAFPTWLAPVQVKILPISDKHLAYAQNIHERLLENDIRVELDDRNEKIGYKIREAQMQKIPYMLILGDKEVEAGNVSVRSRKEGDLGSKSLQEFLSSILEEIKQKSL from the coding sequence ATGAAAATAATACTTAAAGATGGAACAGAAAGAGAATATGAAAGTGGCATAAGCGTATATGAAATCGCTAAAAGTCTAAGCCAGAAGCTTGCTAAAGAAGCACTTGGTGGCAAATTAAATGGCAGAATTGTGGAGCTGTTTACACCAATAAACGAAGACGGCAAGCTGGAAATCTTGACTTTTGATGATGAGGATGGAAAAAAGATATACTGGCACACTTCATCACATATAATGGCACAGGCTATTAAAAGGCTTTATAAAAATGTGAAGCTTACGATAGGCCCTGCCATTGACAATGGTTTTTACTACGATTTTGATGTTGATGAACCTTTTACAGTTGATGATTTTTCTAAGATAGAAGACGAGATGAATAAGATTATTAAGGAAGATTTAAAGCTTGAGAGGTTTGTGCTTCCAAGAGAGGAAGCTATAAAATTCATGGAAGAGAAAGGTGAACCTTACAAAGTTGAGCTTATTAAGGATTTGCCGCAGGATGCCACAATATCTTTTTACAGACAAGGCGAATTTACAGACCTTTGCGCAGGGCCTCATTTGCCATCAACAGGCATGGTTAAATCCATAAAACTCCTTTCGGTAGCAGGTGCTTACTGGAGAGGCGATGAGCGCAACAAGATGCTGCAAAGAATATATGGCATAAGCTTTCCTAAGAAAAGCATGTTAGATGAATACTTAAATATGCTTGAGGAAGCTAAAAAAAGAGACCACAGGAAATTGGGAAAGGAATTGGATCTTTTCAGCATCCATAATGAAGGGCCAGGTTTTCCGTTTTTCCATCCAAAGGGAATGATCTTAAGAAATATATTAGAAGATTTTTGGAGAAAAGAACACGCAAAAAGAGGCTATCAGGAAATTAAGACGCCAATAATTTTAAACGAAGAGCTGTGGCACAGATCAGGCCATTGGGATCACTACAAAGAAAATATGTACTTTACAAAGATTGATGATGAAGATTATGCTATTAAACCAATGAATTGTCCAGGTGCTTTGCTTGTGTACAATTCAACTATGCATAGTTACAGAGATCTGCCACTTAGGCTTTGCGAACTGGGGCTTGTTCACAGGCATGAATTATCAGGTGCTCTCCATGGGCTGATGAGAGTGAGGAGTTTCACGCAGGACGATGCCCATTTGTTTATGACGCCAGATCAGGTGGAATCAGAAATTCTGGGCGTCATCAAACTTATCGATTACTTCTACAAGATATTTGGATTTGAGTATTTTGTTGAGCTTTCTACAAGGCCAGAGAATTCTATAGGCTCTGATGAAGACTGGGAATTGGCAACAAATGCTTTAATAAAGGCTATGGAGCATATAGGGCTCAATTATAAAGTGAATGAAGGCGATGGAGCCTTTTACGGTCCTAAGATCGACTTCCATCTGAAGGATAGTATAGGACGTACATGGCAGTGTGGAACGATACAGTTGGATTTTCAGATGCCTGAAAGATTTAACTGCGAATACGTCGGCGACGATGGAGAAAAGCATAGACCTGTCATGCTGCACAGGGTGGTATTTGGCAGCATAGAAAGGTTTATAGCGATTCTCACAGAAAACTTTGCCGGTGCTTTTCCTACATGGCTTGCTCCTGTACAGGTAAAAATACTCCCGATTTCTGATAAGCACTTGGCTTATGCACAGAATATTCATGAAAGGCTATTGGAAAATGACATAAGGGTTGAGCTTGATGATAGAAATGAGAAAATAGGCTACAAGATAAGAGAAGCACAGATGCAAAAAATACCTTACATGCTTATATTAGGCGATAAGGAAGTAGAAGCGGGAAATGTTTCTGTAAGGTCCAGAAAAGAAGGAGATCTTGGCTCTAAGTCGTTGCAAGAATTTTTATCATCCATTTTGGAAGAGATTAAGCAAAAGTCCCTCTAA
- the asnB gene encoding asparagine synthase (glutamine-hydrolyzing), whose translation MCGIAGWVSFDEEVINRKNIVVAMGERLRNRGPDSWGTWFSTHCGFAQTRLIVIDPEGGEQPMIKEFGERKYVIIYNGELYNTEEIRDELRSLGYKFNGHSDTEVLLTSYIEWGSDCVHKLNGIYAFAVWDDYENKLFLSRDRIGVKPLFYTYKNGSLIFGSEIKAILAHPYVQAEVDEEGLAEIFVMGPTRTPGIGIFRDIYELKPGHSLTFNKGGIKIERYWSLVSKDHEDDLKITMEKIRYLLDDASKRQLVSDVPLCSLLSGGLDSTAVSAFANEKLKKLGSKLITYSVDYIGNDKYFKPNQFQPNSDSDLVEAVSKEIYTAHNYVYVDNEELADALLPALYARDLPGMADVDSSLYLFLREVKKDVKVALSGEGADEVFGGYPWFRNKAAIESGTFPWIRMVEKRMNLLSKDVVKKIRPTEYLNDRYNEALREVPKLSGEDKASSRMREIFYLNQTRFLSMLLDRMDRMSMASGLEVRVPFLDHRIVEYVWNIPWDMKNLHNREKGLLRESLRGYIPDIVVERKKSPYPKTHNPVFKEKVKSWLQRIIDDPSSPILQLVNKNEVQNLIDTDAKDYDPAWFSQLMGGPQLYAYLIQVNEWLLKYKIRIL comes from the coding sequence ATGTGCGGAATAGCAGGATGGGTAAGCTTTGATGAAGAAGTGATAAATAGGAAAAACATAGTAGTTGCAATGGGAGAAAGACTTAGGAATAGAGGACCTGATAGCTGGGGTACATGGTTTTCGACCCATTGTGGTTTTGCACAGACAAGGCTTATAGTAATTGACCCTGAGGGCGGTGAACAGCCAATGATTAAAGAGTTTGGCGAGAGAAAGTACGTGATAATATACAATGGCGAATTGTACAATACGGAGGAAATAAGAGATGAGCTTAGGTCGTTAGGTTACAAATTCAATGGTCATTCAGATACAGAAGTTTTGTTGACTTCATACATCGAATGGGGAAGTGATTGTGTCCACAAGTTAAATGGCATATATGCATTTGCGGTATGGGATGATTATGAGAATAAGCTTTTTCTTTCAAGGGATAGGATAGGTGTTAAACCTCTTTTTTATACTTATAAGAATGGTTCTCTCATTTTCGGCTCGGAAATCAAAGCGATTTTAGCACATCCATACGTTCAGGCCGAAGTGGATGAAGAAGGACTTGCAGAGATTTTTGTCATGGGTCCTACCAGGACGCCGGGGATTGGCATTTTTCGTGACATATATGAGTTAAAGCCGGGCCATTCTCTTACGTTTAACAAAGGCGGAATAAAAATTGAGAGATATTGGTCATTGGTAAGTAAAGACCATGAAGATGACCTTAAAATTACGATGGAAAAAATTCGGTATCTTTTAGATGATGCCTCAAAGCGTCAGCTTGTTTCAGATGTGCCGCTGTGCTCGTTGCTTTCTGGTGGATTAGACTCTACTGCGGTTTCTGCCTTTGCCAATGAAAAGTTAAAGAAATTAGGCAGCAAGCTTATAACATATTCGGTAGATTACATTGGAAACGATAAATACTTTAAACCAAATCAATTTCAGCCAAACAGCGATTCAGATTTAGTTGAAGCTGTTTCAAAAGAAATATATACGGCTCATAATTATGTCTATGTAGATAATGAAGAACTGGCAGATGCCCTATTACCTGCTCTTTATGCCCGCGATTTGCCGGGAATGGCTGATGTTGATTCGTCTTTGTACTTATTTTTGAGAGAAGTCAAAAAGGATGTAAAAGTCGCACTGTCAGGTGAAGGTGCTGATGAAGTGTTTGGAGGCTATCCATGGTTTAGAAATAAAGCTGCCATCGAGTCAGGTACTTTTCCATGGATAAGAATGGTTGAAAAAAGAATGAATCTTTTATCTAAAGACGTTGTAAAAAAGATCCGTCCAACAGAGTACTTAAACGATCGGTACAATGAAGCATTAAGGGAAGTACCTAAGCTTTCAGGAGAAGATAAAGCATCTTCTCGTATGAGAGAGATATTTTATCTAAACCAGACGAGATTTCTTTCCATGCTTCTGGATAGGATGGATAGGATGAGCATGGCGTCAGGTCTTGAAGTCAGGGTACCGTTTTTGGATCATAGGATAGTGGAGTATGTCTGGAATATTCCGTGGGATATGAAAAATCTCCACAACAGAGAGAAAGGCCTTTTGAGAGAATCGTTAAGAGGATATATACCTGATATAGTAGTAGAAAGGAAAAAAAGTCCATATCCTAAGACACATAATCCGGTTTTTAAAGAGAAGGTAAAAAGTTGGCTTCAAAGGATTATTGACGATCCGTCTTCACCGATTTTACAATTAGTCAACAAAAATGAAGTGCAAAATCTCATAGATACTGATGCGAAAGATTACGACCCAGCATGGTTTTCTCAACTTATGGGTGGTCCTCAGTTATATGCATACCTTATACAAGTAAATGAATGGCTTTTAAAGTACAAGATAAGAATTTTATAG
- a CDS encoding response regulator: protein MGEKDFGGSNVNEKSILIVDDDKLSRTILKNILGSAGYKIYESQDGDEALKLYRRILPDMVILDVVMPGLSGFDLLRILRDEEENQLVPVILLTSSDNYEEKLHGLELGADAYITKPFNEKELLAQVKNLFQRIEHNRMANPLTGLRGNIDIKYEIRRRIKNGLLYAVLYIDLDNFKSFNDYYGFSRGDKIIRQTARILKDALFKCGNPNDFLGHIGGDDFIIITTPDKIDDICNYIINTFDEDIKRYYDDEDLANGYIEVINRRGEIQRFPFVSISIAVVTNENRNFDNELQISAVAAEIKRKLKSMEGSKYLKDRRKC, encoded by the coding sequence ATGGGTGAAAAAGATTTTGGGGGAAGTAATGTGAATGAAAAAAGTATATTGATCGTTGATGATGATAAGCTAAGCAGGACTATTTTAAAAAACATTTTAGGCAGTGCCGGGTATAAAATTTACGAGTCACAAGATGGTGATGAGGCTTTAAAGTTGTATAGACGTATTTTGCCGGATATGGTCATACTTGATGTAGTCATGCCTGGTCTTAGTGGATTTGACTTACTTAGAATATTGAGGGATGAAGAAGAAAATCAATTGGTGCCTGTAATACTTTTGACATCCAGTGACAATTATGAAGAGAAACTGCACGGGTTGGAGTTAGGCGCTGATGCCTACATAACAAAGCCATTTAATGAAAAAGAACTTCTTGCACAAGTGAAAAATCTGTTTCAGAGGATCGAGCACAATAGAATGGCCAATCCACTTACAGGACTTAGAGGCAATATTGACATAAAGTATGAGATAAGAAGGCGCATAAAAAATGGGCTCTTGTACGCCGTTTTGTACATAGACTTGGATAATTTTAAGTCATTTAATGATTACTACGGATTTTCACGTGGCGATAAAATAATAAGGCAGACAGCCAGGATTTTGAAAGATGCCCTTTTTAAATGTGGAAATCCCAACGATTTTTTAGGGCATATAGGCGGAGATGACTTTATAATAATAACTACTCCAGATAAAATCGATGATATATGCAATTATATAATAAATACCTTTGATGAGGATATAAAGAGGTATTACGATGATGAGGATTTGGCCAATGGCTATATAGAAGTCATCAATAGGCGAGGAGAAATACAGAGGTTTCCATTCGTTTCAATATCTATAGCTGTTGTGACGAACGAAAACAGGAATTTTGATAATGAGCTGCAGATAAGTGCAGTAGCTGCAGAGATTAAGAGGAAGCTTAAGTCTATGGAAGGAAGTAAATACTTAAAAGATAGAAGGAAATGTTAG
- the fliD gene encoding flagellar filament capping protein FliD encodes MAGYIDTSYMYMMYPYYSDYSYLFNMSNPLTSLSNISSDNISQIAQQALYTDMYNQQLPMQTTNALVMLNSYANNLAEAASQLQLTSPDNVFNQMVATSSDPNSISVSAQPGATASTYNVTVNQLAMAQQNNGTSLSSNSVTSLTPGTYSFKAQVGGQQYNISFNVNQGDTNQTVLDNMAQAINSANIGVTAIVNNNPYLGTSQLEINANNTGTNNAFTLTDVNGNAVSYTGANTVTVEATNANYTINGVSGTSQTNTVNVDNNNLSMTFNKTVSNATVTVAPDTQSISNSINNFVNNYNDLLTYANQNQQYISPLVVSELTQNYEYQASNLQAIGITQNPDMTLSVDQNALNNAIQNNNAIQNNFSTAQAAFSGFDGLAVNVGQFAWRIAESPLTDYANETMPLVNNNMGIYDSTGMLDASLIQTMLMPSGQFINSLI; translated from the coding sequence ATGGCAGGCTATATTGATACAAGTTATATGTATATGATGTACCCTTATTACAGTGATTACAGCTATCTTTTTAATATGAGCAATCCATTGACTTCATTATCAAATATTTCTTCTGACAATATATCTCAAATTGCACAGCAAGCATTGTATACAGATATGTATAACCAACAATTGCCAATGCAAACGACAAATGCCCTTGTCATGCTGAATAGTTACGCAAATAATTTAGCTGAGGCAGCGTCACAGTTACAACTTACATCGCCTGATAATGTTTTTAATCAGATGGTTGCTACATCCAGTGATCCAAATTCCATAAGTGTATCAGCTCAGCCAGGTGCAACTGCTTCTACCTATAATGTTACTGTAAATCAGCTTGCCATGGCGCAACAAAACAATGGTACAAGTTTATCAAGCAATAGCGTCACAAGCCTTACACCTGGAACATACAGCTTTAAAGCACAAGTAGGTGGGCAACAATATAATATATCTTTTAATGTCAATCAAGGAGACACTAATCAAACTGTCTTAGATAATATGGCTCAAGCAATTAACTCTGCAAATATAGGGGTTACAGCCATTGTAAATAACAATCCATATCTTGGTACAAGTCAGTTAGAAATAAATGCAAATAATACTGGAACAAATAATGCATTCACATTGACAGATGTCAACGGCAATGCAGTTTCATATACTGGCGCAAATACAGTAACAGTAGAAGCAACAAATGCAAATTATACTATTAATGGAGTAAGTGGTACATCTCAAACAAACACCGTCAATGTTGACAATAACAACTTATCCATGACATTTAATAAAACTGTAAGCAATGCTACAGTAACAGTGGCGCCTGATACGCAATCCATAAGCAACAGCATAAATAATTTTGTCAATAACTACAACGACCTGTTAACATATGCAAATCAAAATCAGCAATATATAAGCCCTCTTGTTGTTTCAGAGCTTACTCAAAATTATGAATATCAGGCATCAAATTTACAAGCTATTGGAATTACTCAAAATCCAGATATGACTCTCTCGGTAGATCAAAATGCTTTAAATAATGCGATACAGAACAATAATGCGATACAGAACAATTTTAGCACTGCTCAAGCAGCCTTTTCTGGATTTGATGGATTGGCTGTAAATGTAGGTCAATTTGCTTGGCGAATAGCTGAAAGTCCTCTTACAGACTATGCAAATGAAACAATGCCTTTAGTCAATAACAATATGGGAATTTATGATTCAACTGGAATGCTTGATGCGTCATTAATACAGACAATGCTGATGCCATCTGGTCAATTCATAAATTCACTAATTTAA